From the genome of Vigna angularis cultivar LongXiaoDou No.4 chromosome 11, ASM1680809v1, whole genome shotgun sequence, one region includes:
- the LOC108332306 gene encoding proteinaceous RNase P 2 has protein sequence MENPKKKKKTSQNPEAKFQFELNSCSKAKDLRGAISLYDDAVLNNTRLNQHHFNALLYLCSNSVADHSLKTTALDYGFRVFRHMSSLGVVPNEASVTAVARLAAAKGDADYAFELVNGMGKYNNATPRLRTYDPALFCFCEMLDADKAYEVEEHMNGVGVSLEEAELAALLKVSARSGRADKVYEYLHKLRSCVRCVSESTAVVVEEWFCGAKASEVGEVEFDVGQVREGVLRNGGGWHGQGWIGKGDWAVNRTSVGADGHCCCCGEQLVCVDIDDSETEKFAGSVAGLALEREVKANFSEFQAWLEKHDSYEAIVDGANVGLYKQNFADGGFSISQLDCVVKELYNQSGNKWPLVVLHNKRLRGLMENPSSRKLVEEWMNNGALYTTPNGSNDDWYWLFAAVKLRCLLVTNDEMRDHIFELIGSNFFNQWKERHQVHYTFIKGNLKLQMPPSYSLVIQESEKGYWHVPLAPGTSSESSICWLCITRPSGHDAVATVSNGVSSCLDSQVDENNATSISGKRKERSPPS, from the exons ATGGAGaatccaaagaagaagaagaaaaccagTCAAAATCCTGAGGCAAAGTTCCAATTTGAGCTCAACTCATGTTCCAAGGCTAAGGACCTGCGAGGCGCCATATCCCTCTATGACGACGCCGTTTTGAACAATACGCGCCTCAACCAACACCACTTCAATGCCCTCCTCTACCTCTGCTCCAACTCCGTCGCCGACCACTCGCTCAAAACCACCGCACTCGATTACGGTTTCCGCGTCTTCCGCCACATGTCCTCTCTCGGCGTCGTTCCCAATGAGGCCTCCGTCACTGCCGTTGCGCGCCTCGCTGCGGCCAAGGGTGACGCCGATTATGCCTTCGAGTTGGTGAACGGCATGGGCAAGTACAACAACGCTACCCCGAGGCTGCGAACCTACGATCCTGCGTTGTTCTGTTTCTGTGAAATGCTAGACGCGGATAAGGCCTACGAGGTGGAGGAGCACATGAATGGCGTTGGGGTGAGTTTGGAGGAGGCGGAACTCGCCGCGCTTTTGAAGGTGAGTGCGCGGAGTGGTAGAGCGGACAAGGTGTATGAGTATTTGCATAAGCTTAGAAGCTGTGTGAGGTGTGTTAGTGAGTCCACTGCGGTGGTTGTTGAGGAGTGGTTTTGTGGTGCCAAGGCCTCTGAGGTTGGTGAGGTGGAATTTGATGTGGGGCAGGTCAGAGAGGGGGTTTTGCGGAATGGGGGAGGGTGGCATGGTCAGGGATGGATTGGTAAAGGGGATTGGGCCGTCAACAGAACGAGTGTTGGTGCCGATGgacattgttgttgttgtggggAGCAATTGGTTTGTGTTGATATTGATGATTCGGAGACGGAGAAGTTTGCAGGGTCTGTTGCTGGCTTGGCCTTGGAACGAGAGGTCAAGGCCAATTTTAGTGAATTTCAG GCCTGGCTTGAAAAACATGACTCTTATGAAGCTATAGTGGATGGAGCAAATGTTGGGCTCTACAAACAAAATTTTGCTGATGGTGGATTTAGCATTTCTCAG CTTGATTGTGTTGTAAAAGAACTTTACAATCAGAGTGGGAATAAATGGCCGCTGGTTGTGCTGCACAATAAGCGCCTAAGAGGGCTAATGGAAAATCCTTCCAGTAGGAAACTGGTGGAGGAGTGGATGAATAATGGTGCACTGTATACAACTCCTAATGGGTCCAATGATGATTG GTATTGGCTCTTTGCCGCAGTAAAACTTAGGTGTTTGCTTGTGACAAATGATGAAATGCGAGATCACATATTTGAACTCATAGGAAGTAACTTTTTTAACCAGTGGAAAGAAAGACATCAG GTTCACTACACTTTTATTAAAGGAAACCTAAAGCTTCAGATGCCTCCATCATATTCATTGGTTATCCAG GAATCGGAAAAAGGTTATTGGCATGTACCGCTAGCACCGGGCACTAGCAGTGAGTCTTCGATATGTTGGCTCTGCATTACCCGGCCAAGTGGTCATGATGCTGTCGCTACTGTTTCCAATGGTGTAAGTAGCTGCTTGGATTCCCAAGTCGATGAAAACAATGCCACTTCCATCAGTggtaaaagaaaagagaggtCTCCTCCTTCATGA
- the LOC108332303 gene encoding perakine reductase isoform X2, which produces MSELLRHSLGKFTFSPNGTPTRRGIVVTPKYRHLRPFQCVCTQDNRSIVVKNGNDSLDICRVVNGMWQTSGGWGRIDRDDAVDAMLKYADAGLTTFDMADIYGPAEDLYGIFINRVRRERPPELLEQIRGLTKWVPPPVKMTASYVKDSINVSRKRMDVESLDMLQFHWWDYSNPGYLDALKHLTDLKEEGKIKTVALTNFDTERLQIILENEIPVVSNQVQHSLVDMRPQQRMAELCQHTGVKLITYGTVMGGLLSEKFLDTNIAIPFAGPSINTPSLQKYKRMVDAWGGWNLFQGLLRTLKQVASKHGVSIATVAVKYILDQPAVAGSMIGVRLGLSEHIQDANAIFSLALDEDDVGSIREATAKGKDLLKVIGDCGDEYRRA; this is translated from the exons ATGTCAGAGTTGTTGCGGCATTCTTTGGGCAAATTCACTTTCAGTCCAAATGGAACACCAACTAGGAGAGGAATAGTAGTAACACCAAAATATAGGCATCTGAGGCCGTTTCAATGTGTGTGCACACAGGATAATCGAAGCATTGTCGTGAAGAATGGCAATGATTCTCTGGATATATGCCGGGTTGTGAATGGAATGTGGCAGACCAGTGGCGGGTGGGGCAGAATTGATAGGGATGATGCTGTTGATGCTATGCTTAAATATGCTGATGCTGGACTCACGACTTTTGATATGGCTGATATAT ATGGACCTGCTGAAGATTTATATGGGATTTTCATCAACCGAGTTCGTCGTGAGCGTCCTCCAGAATTATTGGAGCAGATCAGAGG TCTCACTAAGTGGGTGCCTCCGCCAGTTAAGATGACTGCTAGCTATGTAAAAGACAGCATCAATGTTTCAAGGAAGAGGATGGATGTAGAATCCTTGGACATGCTTCAGTTCCATTG GTGGGATTATTCAAATCCAGGCTACTTGGATGCGCTAAAACACCTTACAGACTTGAAAGAAGAAG GTAAAATTAAGACCGTGGCTCTGACAAATTTTGATACAGAGAGGTTACAGATTATTCTTGAAAATGAGATTCCTGTTGTAAGCAATCAG GTACAACACTCACTTGTCGATATGCGTCCTCAACAAAGAATGGCAGAGCTTTGTCAGCATACAGGAGTCAAACTTATAac GTATGGAACGGTAATGGGTGGTCTATTGTCTGAGAAGTTCCTTGACACCAACATAGCTATTCCTTTTGCTGGTCCTTCAATAAACACTCCCTCCCTCCAAAAGTACAAAAGG ATGGTAGATGCTTGGGGAGGATGGAATTTGTTCCAGGGACTACTTCGGACTCTGAAACAAGTAGCTTCTAAACATGGTGTTTCAATTGCAACGGTTGCAGTGAAGTATATATTAGATCAG CCTGCTGTAGCAGGATCGATGATTGGTGTCAGACTTGGCTTGTCAGAACATATTCAAGACGCCAATGCTATATTTTCTCTTGCTCTTGATGAAGACGATGTGGGCAGCATAAGAGAAGCCACGGCGAAAGGAAAGGATCTACTAAAAGTGATTGGTGATTGCGGAGATGAATACAGGCGTGCATGA
- the LOC108333646 gene encoding fatty acyl-CoA reductase 3 — protein sequence MELGSIIHFLQDKTILVTGATGFLAKIFVEKILRVQPNVKKLYLLLRVKDTESATQRLDNEIIGKDLFRLLKEKLGTRFSSFVSEKLTVVPGDISHEDLNLKNSILREEICNQTDVIVNLAATTNFDERYDVALGINTLGVKHVMSFAKKCVKLKVFVHVSTAYVCGERGGLILEDPHHFGVSLNGVRGLDIEMEKKKVEEKLNELKEEGATEHDIELAMKNLGSKRATMYGWPNTYVFTKAMGEMIVGTTKGNMNVVIVRPTIITSTYREPFPGWIEGLRTIDSLIVAYGKGKLTCFLADLKAVFDVIPADMVVNAILVSMVGRANQPSDIIYHVGSSVANPVRYLNLREYAVRYFTEKPWINKEGKPVKVGKVTILSNMDSFYRYMYIRYQLPLKGLELVNAASCHYFQEICVDFNRKIRTIMRLVELYKPYLFFNGIFDDLNREKLWSMGREGGVETELFYFDPKMIDWEDYFMNIHFPGIIKYAFK from the exons ATGGAATTGGGAAGCATAATTCACTTCCTTCAGGATAAGACCATCTTAGTCACTGGTGCCACTGGTTTTCTTGCAAAAa tttttgtagaaaaaatatTGAGGGTTCAACCAAATGTGAAGAAACTTTATCTGCTTTTGAGAGTTAAAGATACTGAATCCGCTACTCAACGCTTAGATAACGAG ATCATAGGGAAGGACTTGTTTAGATTGCTGAAGGAAAAACTGGGAACAAGATTCAGTTCCTTTGTCTCAGAAAAGCTCACTGTGGTACCTGGAGACATTTCTCATGAGGACTTGAATTTGAAGAACTCCATTCTGAGGGAAGAAATTTGTAACCAAACAGATGTTATAGTTAATCTAGCTGCAACAACTAACTTCGATGAAAG ATACGATGTTGCACTGGGTATAAATACATTAGGAGTTAAACATGTGATGAGCTTTGCCAAGAAATGTGTAAAGCTGAAGGTGTTTGTCCACGTATCAACAg CTTATGTatgtggagaaagaggaggACTGATACTAGAGGATCCACATCACTTTGGTGTGTCACTAAATGGAGTGAGAGGACTAGACATtgaaatggaaaagaagaaggtAGAGGAGAAACTGAATGAGCTGAAAGAGGAGGGAGCCACAGAACATGATATTGAATTGGCCATGAAGAACTTGGGAAGTAAAAG AGCAACGATGTATGGATGGCCAAACACGTATGTGTTTACAAAGGCAATGGGAGAAATGATTGTAGGAACTACAAAGGGAAACATGAACGTAGTAATTGTACGTCCCACAATCATTACTAGTACTTACAGAGAACCTTTCCCTGGTTGGATCGAAGGTTTAAG AACCATAGACAGCTTGATTGTTGCTTATGGTAAAGGAAAGTTAACTTGCTTCCTTGCGGATCTTAAGGCTGTTTTTGATGTG ATACCAGCAGACATGGTGGTGAATGCAATCCTAGTGAGCATGGTGGGTCGTGCAAATCAACCTAGTGACATCATATACCATGTGGGTTCCTCTGTTGCAAATCCAGTTAGGTACCTTAATCTTCGAGAGTACGCCGTAAGATATTTCACGGAAAAACCTTGGATAAACAAGGAAGGAAAGCCCGTAAAGGTTGGCAAAGTTACCATATTGAGCAACATGGATAGCTTCTACAGATATATGTACATTCGTTATCAGCTTCCCCTAAAG GGACTGGAGCTGGTGAATGCAGCTTCGTGCCATTATTTTCAGGAAATTTGTGTGGACTTCAATAGGAAGATCCGCACAATCATGCGATTGGTTGAGCTTTACAAGCCTTACTTGTTCTTCAATGGGAT ATTTGATGATTTGAACAGAGAAAAGTTGTGGTCAATGGGAAGAGAAGGTGGAGTAGAGACTGAATTGTTTTACTTTGACCCCAAAATGATTGATTGGGAAGACTATTTCATGAATATCCATTTTCCTGGAATCATAAAGTATGCTTTCAAGTGA
- the LOC108332304 gene encoding uncharacterized protein LOC108332304: protein MDVDSQPTMDETILVGDDLMTGPPSPVVPPEIASHVLQGVDLCDGLLRNLFLCLQINDIEPFCQDEIALYKQCAERRDKEIRKRLQDSELKLGLSMPLDEAKGRASQLEAEVTSLERRLILASGIEGIEGFRQRWSLHGRLTDSKNRLQFLKQGIDSRKKRISPLEENQLPKIDS from the exons ATGGATG TCGATTCGCAGCCAACTATGGATGAAACAATTTTGGTTGGTGATGATTTAATGACCGGTCCTCCATCGCCTGTAGTACCACCGGAAATAGCCTCCCATGTCCTCCAAGGTGTTGATTTGTGTGATGGACTTCTCAGGAATCTATTTCTCT GCTTGCAAATCAATGACATTGAACCATTTTGTCAAGATGAAATTGCTTTATATAAGCAATGTGCTGAACGAAGG GATAAGGAGATACGGAAGCGACTTCAAGATAGTGAATTGAAGTTGGGTTTATCAATGCCTCTAGATGAAGCCAAGGGGAGGGCCTCTCAGCTTGAGGCAGAAGTTACATCATTGGAGAG GCGCCTAATTCTTGCTAGTGGAATTGAGGGCATTGAAGGTTTTCGCCAAAGATGGAGCCTACATGGCCGCCTTACTGATTCCAA AAATAGGTTGCAGTTCTTAAAACAGGGTATAGATAgcagaaaaaaaagaattagtCCATTGGAGGAGAATCAACTACCAAAAATTGACTCTTGA
- the LOC108332303 gene encoding uncharacterized protein LOC108332303 isoform X1 has translation MTVILSHHHHHLFSTATRLNSATRDSRRRGSGANSIRCADVSTATNENRRVRVSNRSDSLDICRVLNGMWQTSGGWGRIDRDDAVEAMLRYADAGLSTFDMADHYGPAEDLYGIFINRVRRERPPELLEQIRGLTKWVPPPVKMTASYVKDSINVSRKRMDVESLDMLQFHWWDYSNPGYLDALKHLTDLKEEGKIKTVALTNFDTERLQIILENEIPVVSNQVQHSLVDMRPQQRMAELCQHTGVKLITYGTVMGGLLSEKFLDTNIAIPFAGPSINTPSLQKYKRMVDAWGGWNLFQGLLRTLKQVASKHGVSIATVAVKYILDQPAVAGSMIGVRLGLSEHIQDANAIFSLALDEDDVGSIREATAKGKDLLKVIGDCGDEYRRA, from the exons ATGACAGTTATATTaagccaccaccaccaccacctattCTCCACCGCCACGCGCTTAAACTCCGCCACCAGAGACTCGCGGCGGCGAGGGAGCGGCGCAAACTCCATTCGGTGCGCCGATGTGAGCACGGCCACGAATGAGAATCGGCGAGTGAGAGTGAGTAACAGGAGCGATTCACTGGATATATGCAGAGTGCTAAACGGGATGTGGCAGACTAGCGGCGGTTGGGGCCGAATCGATAGAGACGACGCCGTCGAGGCCATGCTTCGTTACGCCGACGCCGGCCTATCTACCTTCGACATGGCCGATCACT ATGGACCTGCTGAAGATTTATATGGGATTTTCATCAACCGAGTTCGTCGTGAGCGTCCTCCAGAATTATTGGAGCAGATCAGAGG TCTCACTAAGTGGGTGCCTCCGCCAGTTAAGATGACTGCTAGCTATGTAAAAGACAGCATCAATGTTTCAAGGAAGAGGATGGATGTAGAATCCTTGGACATGCTTCAGTTCCATTG GTGGGATTATTCAAATCCAGGCTACTTGGATGCGCTAAAACACCTTACAGACTTGAAAGAAGAAG GTAAAATTAAGACCGTGGCTCTGACAAATTTTGATACAGAGAGGTTACAGATTATTCTTGAAAATGAGATTCCTGTTGTAAGCAATCAG GTACAACACTCACTTGTCGATATGCGTCCTCAACAAAGAATGGCAGAGCTTTGTCAGCATACAGGAGTCAAACTTATAac GTATGGAACGGTAATGGGTGGTCTATTGTCTGAGAAGTTCCTTGACACCAACATAGCTATTCCTTTTGCTGGTCCTTCAATAAACACTCCCTCCCTCCAAAAGTACAAAAGG ATGGTAGATGCTTGGGGAGGATGGAATTTGTTCCAGGGACTACTTCGGACTCTGAAACAAGTAGCTTCTAAACATGGTGTTTCAATTGCAACGGTTGCAGTGAAGTATATATTAGATCAG CCTGCTGTAGCAGGATCGATGATTGGTGTCAGACTTGGCTTGTCAGAACATATTCAAGACGCCAATGCTATATTTTCTCTTGCTCTTGATGAAGACGATGTGGGCAGCATAAGAGAAGCCACGGCGAAAGGAAAGGATCTACTAAAAGTGATTGGTGATTGCGGAGATGAATACAGGCGTGCATGA